One Nicotiana tabacum cultivar K326 chromosome 23, ASM71507v2, whole genome shotgun sequence genomic window, GATGAAAAGTTACCCCAAACAAGCAAGAGCTATCAAACAACCCTAACAGTAAAGGGCAGTTACCAGActgcttttctttctcttttttctgttTTTGGACAAGTGAGTGTCACCGAACTACAAAGTAGTTATAACCATATTATTTTCTTCATCGACCCTCTTTTCCTATATCAGTTCTTCCCTTTACAGATTCATATCATTCTCTTAGGAGCAACAGTTGGCAGAAAGACtgtttcctcttttcttttttatgatGAAAGACTATTTTGCATTTCCTCTAATGAATAATCAAAAAGGATGTTGCCATGGTAGCCAAAAAAATTGATTCTGCAGGTTCTTAACTGCATGTATTCTCAGTTGCATGACAAAcccaaacaaataataatgacaataataAGGTCCTATGGAGCAGAATGACACCTGTAACAATTAGCCTTATTAACATATAGCATAAGCAGTTAAAATTAGTACTTAATCAAGTTTCTAGTTCTGTGTTCCAGCATGTTTGTTACTAAAGATTACTAGAATAAAGAGGGAAAGAAGCTGCTCATATGGCTGCCAGAATATTAAGTTGTATTGTTCACTAACCTTTGCATGTCATATACACGAATGCTTGCATTGTTAATCGCTCCAATCGCATCTCCAACAGCTAATCGTGTCAATGGATCATTTAGTGCCACCATAGGGAATATGCGTGCAATTTCCTTCAATGCCGCCATTGAATTTTGCAAGCAAGTTCTTCGCATGACTAAGTTACCAGGATCCATTGTCTGTAAAATGAAAGTGACTACCTGCAGATCTATCTAGGTGTTAGACATGCTAAATCTGAGAAATGCTTCAGTGCTAGAAGCACAATTGTCTTGTTATTATGTGGTAAATATCAAATTCACTTaacagaaaaagggaaaaaaagggcagccccgtgcactaagctcccgctatgccctccggagaagggccggaccacaagggtctatagtatgcagccttaccctgtatttctgcaagaggctatttccacggcttgaacccgtgacctcctggtcacatggcagcaactttaccagttacgccaaggctccccttcaacaTATGTCTGCAACCCATTTTTTATTTACTACTTCTGATGTGCACATAGCTAAGTCGTCAAGGATCTCAGTTAACAAGTTTTAATAGCTGCAGATTTTGGGGCCTATCAAGTATCatatggggacaagggtgtgcaGTAGATAAGCAGATATTGATACTAGCATACAGTGGAAAGTGAAAACTCTCACAATTTCGCGTAAAAGCGCAACAAAAAGCACCACATTATATGATGCTACAGCAGTAACAACTAACATCAACTAATACATCATCAAGTTAGTACTTTATCTCAAAATTCACTCAGTTTAGCAATCAAGAAGTAGCTGAACAAACCTTGTCAAGATATTGAACTAAGTTTCTTGGAGAACCACGTGCAACCCTAACTATAGTCATGAGGGATACCACATGAACAGGTGAATCAGAGGCAGTTGACCAGATCTGGCTTTCTATGACATTCAGAAAGGCCAATACATCAGCCATTGCTAAACTTGGAAGAAGAATTCCAACCAAAGTATCACGAATCATAACAGATGTAGATGGATTCTTGGAAGGTGTATTAGCGGATGCACCAGTGACACACTCAATTTGGAAGAAAATGTCTCCGATCAGGCGCGGTATTTCAGAACCAATGCATGCCTTCCATGTGCTTTCCATCCCTTCTGCCAGAATTTCTGCGGCAGTAGAGCTATATTTCTCATTCATCGCCATAACCAACTTCACCAATGGATTAACAGCGAAGACAACAAGATTTGGTTTCACAAGGCTAGGATACCAAACAGCCAATGCAGCAGCAACAATGATATGGGATGTCATTGCATCTTGGCTCGTTCCCCCAACACAAGAAATCCAATCTTGCATTTCAAATGATTCTAGCCAAGATCTTATTTCAGATTGCTCATCCTCAGAGTTCCCTTCGGTGACAATTTGACTGTCATCCTTCAAGCAGTTGGTGGGTTCTTCTGTGGAGACTGCATCATGGTTTCCACTTAGTGATACTCCATTCTCTTTATCTCTTGTATTATCCCGACGTAGTGGAGATGGTATAGCCCGTGAAGCAGCACAATGAAATAAGGAACGTGCTGCCATCTTAACATGCTCAGCCTCGTCTTGCCAAAAGCTCACCAAAAGCTTCAAAACAGAGATTTCAAACCATTAAGAATAGCTTTGCCAAGAACTATTAGTTAAACACTACACATCCTAAAGAACCAATGTATCAAACTGCTGCAACAAGTAGAGAAAATAACACCACCCGTGTGGCATGAGTTATAGCGACAATGTACTTGAGAAGTTCCCAGACTAATCACCAAGGCACAAAAGCGATAACCTCAACCAGCCATGTAACCTAGGCAACAAGCGCGGGGAGAAATCTACCAGAGCTAGGCAGATAGATAGACTCCTTTCCCGCTGTTAagggagagaaagaaagaaaatcaaatgttTGTTTTTTAACCAGCGCCTTCTTTTGGGTACGCAGGTACTAAGAGTCCTCTCACTACCAACCAACAGACATCATCTTGCCGGTATCAACAAAGAGGAAGAAACAATCAAATGGTTTTTTTTTTGTGGGGGCTAACTAGTAGAGTTTTGGAGGGTTTAGCGATTAGTATGGTGTATCACATCCGACTCATAAAACCTTCTCGCAGCACTGCTTTACTGATGCATGGTAGCGTAGAATATGTAGGAGAACATACATTGTCGAAGGTGGAGTTGCttacaaccacaacaacaacaacaacaacgacctagtgaaatcccactagtggggtctggggagggtagtgtgtacgcagaccttacccctaccccgaggggtagagaggctatttccgaaagaccctcggctcaagaagtgGAGTTTCTTACAACCAAGAAATATAATTTTGTATCGGTCATCAGCCTTGAATTAAGAACCTTGCAATTACAAACGCAAAGCATAGACAAGCtttacattattttttctttctattaCTTAGGCAAATTCAAAGGGACCTGCCTCATAAATCAGGCAGACTTTCAGATGGACTTCACTGACACTATAATTATGAGTTGCTCATAGAATTAACGAAAATTCAAATGGAGTATAAAAATGAGTGGTGcagaagaaagaattataaaaaaaAGGAGTCTGAAGTCTGAAGGCATCTCTTGCCTCTCATGGAAGGTATTCAGCTATCTGAACTACTTATTAGATAAGGGCAGCAGAGTAGTTAtgcacacacaaacacacacaacAAAATAAAGAACCTAACATCAAGATAATCATTTATCTTCACATGTACCtcaagaaggaaaaaagaatCTTGATTATATTTTGATCGTAAAAAAGAATCTTGACTATATCCACCTCCAAAATCGAGTTCATCAGGAATCTTGACCCGCCCCCTCCCCCAACcccaccaaaaaaagaaaaaaaaaaaaaaaaacgctaTTCAGATGATTTGTTACCTGAAGCAGGGGAGGCTTTATATCAGAAACTTTCTCAGCAAAGCTCCGCATGTAAAATGCTGACAAAGAACTAGAAAAGACAAATAACACAACGACAGGAGTGTTATAAGAGTTCGGAGGCAAATGAGGCTTCTAGCAATGAAATGCCAGATGACACTACATCTATGTAATGCAGACACAGACAGTAGATCGAGTTTGACATGGTGTTTCTCTAAAACATGTTGCATAAACCCAGTTAGGACACAACAAATGGTAAGAAAAGTTGCAGATGTGAGTGTCTTTTACTTTTTCATGATGGGACCAATGACATATAGTAGCCAGAAAGTATGCCACAGCAATATCATACCTGCTGGCTGCCTGAAAGGAATGTGACAAGCTAATCATATGTTGGGCAAGGGACACCATCGTTAGAGATCTCATTGCACAGTACTCTGATGATGATTTCCAAAGCTGTATGTCAATTTAATTTCTTAGAGGCAAAGAAGTGAGGAGAAAtgctctttttctttctcttgggGAGGGGGGAGGGAAATTGGTAAATGAGAAGAAATATCAAGCAAAAGCTAGGTAAACTCTAGTTAATTATCAACGTACCTCCAGAGTTGACCTATAATCAGGAAAAGTCAGAGTCAAGGACCCCCGATCCCCCAAGAGACCAGAAGCTACGAGAAGATTCTGCGGTCTTTTTAGCTTCATTTCAGTGACTAGCAATTTATCGAGTTCAGGGTCCACATTCCACACGTGCAAAATAGACAAGCTAAACTGAAGCAGGCATTGTTCAAGCAAGAACATCCATTCAGGACCTCTTGCAGCTTCATTGGAGGTACCAGCAAATTCATCATTGATTCTCTCATCACTGGAACTAGGTACTTCAGTTTCCTGATCCCTGAAATCACTCCTCTTAATGGGAGACTCAACCCTTATTACTTTCACTTGGTTTTTACCAGGATTGGAACACTCTGCTCTATAGTACTCATGTGTCTGACATAGAGACATCAAGGACGTGAGATCAAAAGACAGAGCGGCAACTCCAGGAAAAGGACAAGAGCCTTTAACAGGCTGTTTTCTGCTTTGCAAGGCAAACAATGCAGATTGATTAGATCCCGTAGTACTTCCAGACACACTTGTACTAACAGATATATTTGATAAAGAAGTACCCTTTCCCAGAGTTTGTGAATGAGATGGTGGATACTTGGTTTCTTCACTAACAGGAAAAAGCAATGAGGAAGCCGAAGTATTTCCACTTATCCTACTGCCATGAGGGAGATCTCTGTCAATTCCTATGCAGAAATGTTCAAACATTGAGAGAGCAGCAGCTCCGCGAAGGACCCGCTCACGAGCACCTGATTTTACATCCCAAATGAACAAAACATCTGCATCAGATGTTCCTGTTTGGTTTGGACACAGACATGCTACATATCCTCTTCTACTATCCCACACAACTTTTGCGGGATAATATGGGTGGCCAGGGAACATTCGCTCTACACGCATGGTATCAAGTGAAGAAAGGGCAACACATGAGTCTTCCCCAACAGAGAGGAAGCAATTACTCCATGGACGTTCTGTTTGAGATGGTGGAAGAATTATTTGGCGAACTGGAGCAACATGTTGGTGCATTACAATCATGGGACTGCTAGAGTCAAGATCCCATACACGGACAGTACAATCCATACTTCCTGAGAGTAGAACATAACTGTAGCTACCTCCTTGACATCTAATCAGCGCTCGCTGTGCAGCCAAACACAGTACAGCGCCTGTATGCCCCAAGAGATAATGTTGAGTGGCATGTGCTTTTGACTCGGGAtatggattttgaccatgacaatctAATCCTTCAAAGAACATATCAAATCGAACAACTTTTATATCACCGTTATAGAACCCATATACAATAGCCAAAGGCACATATTCTTCAGAAATAACCATTGAAGAAGACACTAGCTCTTTTCTTTCATAAGTTCCATTTTTAGTGATGTTTGATATCCTTTCATCAATAGCTTTAGAACAAGTACCAGCACCTTGGGAGGAAGTTATTGTGGCCTTCCCACCTGCTGTGTCTATATCAACAACCTGCCCAACAATCTCATTTTCAGAGGCATACTGGTTATGAGTCCAATCATCAAATATTCTACCTTCACCTAAAAGTCTGCATTCTTGACAATTTATCTCATTTTTGTCCTGCAGCTTAGGCAATACCCAACATGTCAGGCGAGGTTTCCAAATCAATAATTCGTTGATAGGAAAAGAAATTGATTCAATGCGGAAAAGAAAGTTGTTCAGTTGCACAAAGGAGATAGATAAGCTCATGCCAGACTCCTGACAAATGACAGGGATAGCTGCAAAAGGCTCATACTTGAAGATATTACTTGAGTAACATATCCTGTATACTATGGCCGCACCTTTACCATTCCATACAGCAAAATTTTCAATGAATGTGGCATCCGAATCTTCAGAATCAAGCAGATCGTTATCATCTACAACAAACATGCCACCAATGACGTACGACTTCCCTTCAATAGAGAGCAGATCATCTGAGAAAGATATCTCTCCCATGACACTGCCATCCTCTACTTGACTAAATATGCAGCATGTACCATATACAAAAGCTAAAATGGGCCCACGATTTGCAAAGGCCACCAGAAGTCCCCTGTCATTTGACCCATTTACCCAATTCATTTTGCCTGCATCAGACAAGCTACTCTTGGAGGTCATGCTTTCTGTGCTTGAATCACACTCCTTCAATATTGGTATACACTGTGCCTTACCAAAAGAATCAACCATCATCACTGACTCCGTCAATACATCTCCAAAGGATGAAATTACAGCCACAGATTTCAAAGGCCCAATGGATAAGCTCCCATGAAAAACTGTTTGGACGATACCAAGAGTATACgtatcaacaataacaactgTGCACTTTACAGGTTTAGCATGTTGTGGGTCTCTATCTGCTATTGTTTCACCCTTCTCAATAGAAACAGGCGAGTGATGATCAGATAAATGAACATGATCAAAGGAACAACAAGCTATACATACATATCTACGATTTTCGGGAAATGGTCGAATTAGGTATGGCGTCCCCACCCAGGGAGGCATTTTCCTTCTACGTCTGCATTGTCCACTGGCTCTGCTCCAAATGCACAACACACCATCAGTGCATGCACTTAATAATGCACCACAGTTAGATGAGTTAGAAGTTGATACCGCATTATTTGAATCGTCTAATTTCCCATCTCCCGAAACTGTAGTAGGAACACAAATCCCTAGATCGGCTATCGGAGCAACATGACCACAAAGCATGGCAACCGGTGTGATTTCCTGagccaaaaaagaaagaagaaaaaaagaagagctTATAAACTTAAACCTTAACAAACACTACAACTAAGAAAAGATTATCACAACGATTTACTCCCACCATCCAAATTTGCTCATCTCTTTTCACTTACGAGCTCAATCAGATCTAGATTCcttcattttcttgaaaataatgcAGACATAGTGAGTTCCGAGATATGTCCTATATCGTACAATGTTCAAAATAACAGCGTAATAATCAAAAGATCTCTTGGTTTAGCTCAAGGAAGCAAACTGTTAGTTCAATTTCTTATAATAAAATATAGATATTTAAACAATTACGGGAGAAGTACTATAAGTTGCAATGTTCAGAAAGAATATGTTAAAATCACAAAGCTAAAATGGACCTACATTAATTCATTTTCCCGAATAAAAATTTAGATATTCTAAAACTACCCAATCAAGGGCGGATGTACAGTATAGGCTATGGTGGGTTCGGCCAATGTATAGATGTTAAGAAATCtactaaatatgtataaatattaaatttcgaAGCCAGTAAGTCAAATGGTCAGTAGTTCAGTGGCATCCCGAAGACCCGAACCAATAAAGTTCAAATCCTGGATCCGGCTTTGACACTAATAGTACTGTAAGTTGCAATGTTCAGAAAGAATATGCTAAAAAATTCTCAATCAAAgatctcttctcttcttttaacTTACGGAAGCAAAATGGCACATATATACTGAGATAGAAGTAGACAAGTGGTAATTAGCAACAGATGTAGCGTAGAGAATATCACAATTAGCTAAAGAACAAATACTGCTTCGTAATTGAACAAAAATGTGATTTCAGTCAATAAAGCGTAAAGAAGATCGTAATTAGCTACGTCGTAATTGAGCTGAAATATGAGCAATAGATTTAAAAAATGTTAGATTTGAGGCATTGGCTACAGCTGAGCATAACTGAGAATTTAAAAGAGGCGAAAGTGATTTTTACCTGATTGGaggttgaggaggaggaggagaggtTCCACCAGATGATGGAGCCATCGGAACCGCCGGTGTAGAGAGTGGGAGGATTGTTCAGTGCGGCGACGGCGGTGACTTTGTGGACTGGCGGTGAACCGGACCATATACATGCAATGGATTTACACTTCATCGACTGAATGTTCTGTAATTGAGGCTACAGAATGTTTTAATTAGATTTTGGGTTACGTTGAAGGTGAAAGTTTTGCACATAAAATGCGAGCGTATGATACCGATTTTAATTGTAATTAAATTAACAAAGAATATCACCCTCAAATTAACCTCAGAAATTTTTACAATGGTCAACTACTGTTCTAGTAAAAAGAACCTTTAATTATTAGCACATTTTGGTTGGGCATTACCTGTGTGCAATTGGATAGTCCAGTGGGCAAAATGTCTTAATTGGAATCATAGACGAGTTTTAATTCAATTAGTTCTTCTGTTGATCACACAAAGTGATTCATTTTCCTCCTCTTACTTTAAGGAAAGAATTATGTTTATGTCGGTTTGGAAGTGAAATTATAATTAAAGAATCTTGAGAtgtgtacggtcaaaaccaaTTCTCAGTCATAAAGACCGGTCGAGATAATGATGTTTCAATCGAAAGGTATCCACATGACAAGTTCGGACGAATCCCGAAGTAGGAACGTCGAGCTTCGAGCTATAAGACCAATCAACAgcaaaactcgatatcattatcgagcccgtgTCCGAATCGAACTACGGGGCAACACCGATCGACacaggccccgaatatcgatgaCCCAAGGTAGAACCGAGCTCGAACTAAGACTGGGGGTTCGATCTaacaccgagctcgagccagtgccgagctcacagacaagagccgttacaaccgcaccgagAGAGAATCTTGACGAGAATCAAGGAAGAAacaaaccatcatgggtcctccactatatgtattattttattatgttgttatagataaagcaGTGATCATCTACTATAAAAGGGGTATAGACTGCAATAGATGCAGGTCCTCCAAGATACATTAAGATTTCATTGTGCTTGTTTTTCTAATACATTTTTCAGTCTTCCCGTCCATCATTCTCATTTTACAGCAAAAATACCTATATTGTCATTTTGTATAAAAGGAAtttgcatacccttagaaccatatctaaatttaacgttatccgatttttcgggtaaacagtttggcacccaccgtggggctaagggtaacagtgattgttcgatataaatctacagtacactccagcttacaacttcaaatcagcagtggctctacctatcgacctcgaagccggccttcaagatgaaaccaacaacttggcacccgaggctcgaatcgaagtacccgaaattcgagtcgaaataccattggatgtcaactcacaaatagctttggaggCGAACCAGCGTTCCGAAtcggaaagaagcattcagggcggtaatcgatccgtagcccgagacacccaaaaCGCGGGAAAAATCGGGgccagcttacgtatgatcttcgagatgctacaagcccaacaagtagcgataactcagctacagagccaaactcgcgcacaaagcaggccggattccaatccacttcgagaagtcacccccagaacagagccCGCCATAGTAAAatctaacgagcaagaatcggggactactcccggaattactaaatttctcgaggaactcacaaaacgagtcgtaGCCAATGACAAGAGGGTGGAAACGTATAATGCcaaggtcgatcaaatcccgggggctccaccaatgataaaggggcttgattcgaaaaaattcatacaaaagccttttccctcgagcgcggccccaaaaccaatccccaaaaaatttcgtatgcccgaaattcccaaatataactgtacgaccgatcctaacgaacacgtcacctcctacacatgtgccatcaaaggcaacgatttggagaacgatgagatcgaatccgtgttgttgaaaaagttcggagagaccctcgcaaagggagcaatgatctggtatcacaacttaccaccaaattccattgattcttttgccatgttagcagattcgttcgtaaaagcacatgctggtgccataaaggttgcaacaaggaaaccagacctcttcaaagtaaaacaaaggggtaacgaaatgctgagggaattcatatcccgatttcaaatggaacgtatggacttgccaccggtcacagatgattgggccgtacaagctttcactcaaggactgaacgggctaagttcgacagcatcatgtcggctgaaataaaatttgatcgagtacccagcaataacttgggcagatgtacacaaccggtaccaatcaaaaatcaaggtcgaagatgatcaattgggagctCTGTATGGGCCCGTACGTCAGAACCACACAACCACTAAAAATCAGAGGGAAAtcaacagagaacaaaggtcgaacagagaccgataccaACCTTACGACACAGATCGGATGAACAACGGTTCAGCACGTGATACGGTTCGGAACAACCGAAGAACTAATCgggggcaaaattctcggggacttatgagcaagagcggcTTTAATAAATATGTTGATCCTATAGAAGTCCCTCAATTATCGGAGTATAATTTCAACGTTggtactgttacgcggcgccttcctgaagttccttggaagggtgacgtaaggctaggcaaccgatgtcTGTACGGTTGCTGTctgccaactgaggtcccctccgtatgctagactagattgtcagtgccgtacgggaaaaccaatgtcatgagcaattgaaagagagcagaaaagagaattgagaataaaagaaagcttgattgcattgaatgaaagctattacagaaaacaagacggtgtcgagggggagagacaccagtacagagaattgtttgcttgcttgaaagttttgattgcttggtcccccttaataatgcttaaaaaaaataaaccaaagttacatgactagacctatgaaagctggaaaatcacacttaaagaaattgcagcaaaactactctatatttacaatgaaaaggacttagtcttctacaaagcagcaacaagtccgttggcagcaactttgtctttagcatcagggtctgcgcgcgcggtgctattggcttttgcctgtggctgggcgctggcgatggctatcggtggggcgacagaggcacatgcgcgcttgtcacttggagctaccgagaccacggggccgaccgtggcgacgggcgttgggaggctggccaggacgccacaGGGCgcatccaaggggtcatggggcatggttggaaagccgcccatgacattctcccccacctgagttggcgacgtcctcggcgccttccttgcaaagtaatcatcaatcaggctcttgtaggctttgaggtttgttcccctctcccaagtattctcctctgcatcacatccctgccatttcaccaagaactcctggtgatcttttcttgaggcgtgaatcactcgatcatcaagaatagcttcagcacgccttttcccggttgaattggggcctcgaatacttggtattgtgagttagcttcgtgaaggatcctccatatcttctcgaaaaggtttcaggagactgacatggaaaacaggatggattttccaccaagctggggtatccacccggtatgcaacttttccaatgcgcctttcaatggacaagggtccaatatatttttgcaataggcaagggtcatggacccctgcaaataagtaccgctttgggattttgaccatcactttgtctcccaccTGGTATTCCACAAAGCGgtgattctgatcagcatgcctcttcatccgcttttgggctttgacaagatagctccgcactatctccaaattttgcttccattcttttgagaagctagcagcccgaggagattttgacatgtttggtgcgttcactgtgtgtgggagtagcggttgctgtccggtaacaatttcaaaagcgcttttgttggtacttgagctcttttgtgaattgaaacacagttgagcagcatccagaagcttcacccaattcttctgcgatccggtcacaaagtgccagagatattcctctagcatgacattgaatcgctccgtctggccatcagattgcggatgaaaacttgagctatgactcaattttgacccgaggcacttaaagagttgggtccaaaaattgctagtgaagcgtgagtcgcgatcactaacaatgtctttaggtaagccccaatatttgacgacatgagagaagaatagtcgagctgtatcttctgctgatatatattgtggggctgctataaaggtagcatacttggaaaaccgatccaccacaaccaagatagttgtgagatctccgaccttgggcaatccggtgataaagtccagggaaacgctttcccaaggtctttttggtacaGCTAGTGGTTCTAAGAGCCCTGCCTgcgtcaagcggtctgacttatctttctggcatactagacaagtcttcacatactgagcgacgtcatcgaccatttgaggccaataatatgcacggcgaagtaatgccatggtgcgttcctcgccgggatgacctgcccacaaagtatcgtggcattctgcaagaagagtccgtcgcagatctcctcctttaggaatataaagtcggttccctttcaccttcaggaacctatcttcggtgtagaactggcgagtcttgccctgtcctaccagatcaaccaaatactgtgcagcaggatccttgacgagtagatcctgtatctggtcttttatggtggtggttacttcgcttccctttagggcggcaagtacacacatcgatgctagatcagctctccaactgagtgcatcagcaacatgattggtctttccacttcggtactccaggttgaagtgaaattccgctaggagttcctgccacctagcctgtcatccattcagctttggctgggtcatgaaatggctaacggctgtattgtctgtcttgaccacgaatggggctcccagtagataatgcctccaaaggcgtaagcaatgaacgacagccaataattctttctcatgggcggcatagcgccgctctgcatcctttagtttccggctctcgtacgctacgggatgcccttcttgtagcaatactccaccaagtgcatagtcggaggcatccgtttgcacttcgaatggcttggccaagtcagggagggccaagactgggctactagacatagccatcttcaatgcgtcgaaggcctctgccccgcttggggccccaatcccatggggtggccttcttgagaagttctgtcagcggcactgcaatgagggagtaaatTTTCACAAACcgccgatagaagttgcataggccaaggaacgacctcaaggcatgtatatccttaggaggcggccattctgtaatggcctgaatcttctgctggtccatcttgatcctcccttcctcgatgacatgtccgaggaagtcaatttatttttgagcaaaggagcacttggatagcttcgcatataattcgtgctcccgcaatcgggctaggaccttccgcaaatgctccaggtgttcttctagtgtctggctatataccacaatgtcatccaaataaaccacgatgaattcatcaatgtattctcggaagacttggttcatcaaggtgcaaaatgtggctggcgcgttagtcaagccaaagggcataaccaggaagtcgtacgacccatatcttgtc contains:
- the LOC107815439 gene encoding uncharacterized protein LOC107815439 isoform X3; protein product: MRASGQCRRRRKMPPWVGTPYLIRPFPENRRYVCIACCSFDHVHLSDHHSPVSIEKGETIADRDPQHAKPVKCTVVIVDTYTLGIVQTVFHGSLSIGPLKSVAVISSFGDVLTESVMMVDSFGKAQCIPILKECDSSTESMTSKSSLSDAGKMNWVNGSNDRGLLVAFANRGPILAFVYGTCCIFSQVEDGSVMGEISFSDDLLSIEGKSYVIGGMFVVDDNDLLDSEDSDATFIENFAVWNGKGAAIVYRICYSSNIFKYEPFAAIPVICQESGMSLSISFVQLNNFLFRIESISFPINELLIWKPRLTCWVLPKLQDKNEINCQECRLLGEGRIFDDWTHNQYASENEIVGQVVDIDTAGGKATITSSQGAGTCSKAIDERISNITKNGTYERKELVSSSMVISEEYVPLAIVYGFYNGDIKVVRFDMFFEGLDCHGQNPYPESKAHATQHYLLGHTGAVLCLAAQRALIRCQGGSYSYVLLSGSMDCTVRVWDLDSSSPMIVMHQHVAPVRQIILPPSQTERPWSNCFLSVGEDSCVALSSLDTMRVERMFPGHPYYPAKVVWDSRRGYVACLCPNQTGTSDADVLFIWDVKSGARERVLRGAAALSMFEHFCIGIDRDLPHGSRISGNTSASSLLFPVSEETKYPPSHSQTLGKGTSLSNISVSTSVSGSTTGSNQSALFALQSRKQPVKGSCPFPGVAALSFDLTSLMSLCQTHEYYRAECSNPGKNQVKVIRVESPIKRSDFRDQETEVPSSSDERINDEFAGTSNEAARGPEWMFLLEQCLLQFSLSILHVWNVDPELDKLLVTEMKLKRPQNLLVASGLLGDRGSLTLTFPDYRSTLELWKSSSEYCAMRSLTMVSLAQHMISLSHSFQAASSSLSAFYMRSFAEKVSDIKPPLLQLLVSFWQDEAEHVKMAARSLFHCAASRAIPSPLRRDNTRDKENGVSLSGNHDAVSTEEPTNCLKDDSQIVTEGNSEDEQSEIRSWLESFEMQDWISCVGGTSQDAMTSHIIVAAALAVWYPSLVKPNLVVFAVNPLVKLVMAMNEKYSSTAAEILAEGMESTWKACIGSEIPRLIGDIFFQIECVTGASANTPSKNPSTSVMIRDTLVGILLPSLAMADVLAFLNVIESQIWSTASDSPVHVVSLMTIVRVARGSPRNLVQYLDKVVTFILQTMDPGNLVMRRTCLQNSMAALKEIARIFPMVALNDPLTRLAVGDAIGAINNASIRVYDMQSITKIKVLDASGPPGFPSLLGGASGMTVTTAISALSFSPDGEGVVAFSETGMMIRWWSYSSGSVWWEKLSKNLVHVQCTKLIFVPPWEGFSPNANRSSIMASVFGKDGEANPKENNASNELDRFKHLLQNIDLSYRIEWVGQRKIKLTQHGRDLGTFQL